The DNA sequence CTGTTCTtgatccatggtggtcgcaaacgcactatgttggttttctcatggcgcggctcaaatatcttgAAAGAGACGCAGTATCATTACAATAATCATTTTGTATCTGAGGATATATAATGTGTCTACCTTTGATGGTGGTCCGCTCATATCCGTTTTCTTTATCATGACACAGCGATTGTCGTCAACATCCGGGGACGGAGAATCCACGTGTATCTCGCATAACCGAAATGAACGCTTATATCCGACAACTTCGCAACTTTTTTTTCGCGCGCATTCTTCAACACACTGTTCTAAAGAACGTTCAGTCAACGATAGGAACTTGGAGTCCTGCGATGGACATGCGTTAAGCTTACTTACTTTAAAGTTCGTAAGGCATAACACAATTGCTGTGGACATAAATGTGCAAGAAATTAAACCGAcaagaaaatgcattttattcTTATTCATCGCAGCCGTTTATTTCCGAGGTGCACTGGCGTATGCTACAAATTTCTGAACGTTTAACTGTGATCGTTGTCAAATGCGCAATGAGATATTTCATAATATTACCGTGCGTTACTCTCTGTGTACCGTACAATCTCGTTTCATAACAGTATAAAACAATTAGCAATGTCTATCAATTTTACTTTGTATACAATGCGTTGGTATGAAACATGCTGAATAATGTATACATATCGCATTACACAAATCATAATTTCAGTAAATCATATTCACcattacattttgtattgaatgcaaaattcgtcattaaattttgctgttttgatGACAttaaaaggctcataatgccttcgTTTATAATTCGGCTACATTATTTTTGGTTAGGActatgaaatatgtttaatcctttttttaaatcttattttcgatAATTTGAATATCAATTAATATTGTGGAAATATAAGTGAATCcattgtttattaattacttccctttatcgTTTtaacacactggttattcgggtacctactcgtgtgagcgataccgccctcatgtgatttatgtacatgttggcgaacaggaaattcacacatttaacaggttattattccgtatttaactgaagatttgaaaagttttagtattgaatgtgtaaTAT is a window from the Mercenaria mercenaria strain notata chromosome 7, MADL_Memer_1, whole genome shotgun sequence genome containing:
- the LOC123555541 gene encoding uncharacterized protein LOC123555541, which encodes MNKNKMHFLVGLISCTFMSTAIVLCLTNFKVSKLNACPSQDSKFLSLTERSLEQCVEECARKKSCEVVGYKRSFRLCEIHVDSPSPDVDDNRCVMIKKTDMSGPPSKCTNCGEWSACDEETGHCSREECPLLTTVANGTVLGNMNDFGAKKIVRCNTGFFEITGTHSVKCSAKGEWTPRYDRNPHCQKCPGAEQMIQFPPEQESQFPLS